In one window of Macadamia integrifolia cultivar HAES 741 chromosome 2, SCU_Mint_v3, whole genome shotgun sequence DNA:
- the LOC122091834 gene encoding uncharacterized protein LOC122091834 → MAICSSRWLALAVIIFMAGSLISSKGVSSQGCGLDLMGLVYKCLPIIQNLVVEEVTQSHWCCGALKNVEIPCVCKYITKELEELFSMDKVVDVAEQCGVTLPHGMICGSYTIPKA, encoded by the exons atggcaATTTGTAGCAGTAGATGGTTGGCCTTGGCAGTCATAATATTCATGGCCGGAAGTTTGATCTCCAGCAAGGGTGTCTCATCCCAGGGATGTGGACTTGATCTTATGGGTTTAGTGTATAAATGCTTACCCATCATTCAAAATCTGGTGGTGGAGGAGGTAACACAGTCTCATTGGTGTTGTGGTGCGTTGAAGAATGTGGAAATCCCATGCGTCTGCAAGTACATTACCAAGGAATTGGAGGAGCTGTTCAGCATGGATAAGGTAGTCGATGTTGCAGAGCAGTGTGGAGTGACTCTTCCCCATGGGATGATATGTGGAA GTTACACCATACCAAAGGCATGA